The DNA sequence ATCCTCGGTCCCTCCTTGTCGCACCCCGCGCCGTCCGGCTTCCGGCGGTCGGCGGGTGCTTGCGAAAAACGGCCATCTTGTCTATGCTGCTCAGGCGTTGGGCCCATGGCCCGACGCTTTGACACATGCGGCCATACCGACCGAGTATTACAGGCCCGGTGCGTTCCGTCAACGCGCGGGGCCGCCACCGGCGGGAACCCGCCGGGAGAGGAGAAGACAGGATGCCCTGCACCGTCCTCGGCGCCCTCGCGGCCGCCGCAAGCCTCCGGGAGGTCCACACGGCCCCCAAGCCGGGCCTTGTGGACCGCAACAACCCCGGCGCCCACAGCGATATGGACTACGCCCTCTTCTGCCGCAGCGCCTCCGCGCTGGCGCCCTTCTGGGCGGGCCAGGCGGAATGCGGCCTGGAAGGAAGCGGCGCGCCGGAGGACATGGCGCTCCTGCGCGCCCGCGGGCGGGCCATGGAGTCGGCCATGTTTTCGGCCACCGGGGGCGTGAACACCCACAAGGGGCTGATCTTCGCCCTCTCGCTGCTGCTCTACGGGGCCGGACGGGCGCTGCGTCTGGGGTCGGCGCTCACGCCGGCGGCGGTCTGCGAAGGTGCGCGCCTGCCTGTGGCGGGCTGCGTGGAACGCGAGCTGGCCACGCTCCGCCCGGGGGCTGCCGATGATCTGAGCCACGGCCAGCGTCTCTACCTTGAGCATGGTATCACAGGCATCCGCGGCGAGGCGGAGGCGGGCTTCCCCTCCCTGATGGAAACCGGCGTTCCCACGCTCACGGAGGCCCTGGCGGCAGGACGGCCGCTGGAGCCGGCCCTGCTGGAGACGCTGCTGCGGCTGATGCTGCGCACCGAGGACACCAATGTGATCCACCGGCGGGGCATGGCCTACTGGCAGGGGCCCTACCGGCGGCTGGTGGAGCGCCATCTGGCCGAGGGCGATCCCTACCGCGGCGACAGCTTCGCCAGGCTGTCGGAGCTGGACCGGCGCTTCTCCCGGGAGGGCACCAGCCCGGGCGGCGCCGCCGATCTGCTGACGGGCACGCTCTTTGTCTGCTGGTGCGGCGGGCTGCCCCGGCCGGCGGCTCTGGCGGAAAACAACAACCCCTTGTCAACAAAACGGTTTTCTTGTATCGTATCAGAAACTACCTTGTAGGGAGGAAGGGCCATGAGTTTCGGACGAAGACTCAAAACCCTCAGGAAATCACGGGGCTATACCCAGCAGACCCTCGCCGACAGTGTGGGCGTGAGCCGGATCTATGTCCAGGCGCTGGAGAGCAACCGGCGGTCGCCCTCCATGAAGCTGCTCCGCAAGCTCGGCGAGGAGCTGAAAGTCAACATGGCCGAGCTCCTGGAGACCACGGAGATCACCACCGACCACGGCCGCCTGCATCTGGAGGAGATCTTCGAGGACG is a window from the Synergistales bacterium genome containing:
- a CDS encoding triphosphoribosyl-dephospho-CoA synthase; the encoded protein is MPCTVLGALAAAASLREVHTAPKPGLVDRNNPGAHSDMDYALFCRSASALAPFWAGQAECGLEGSGAPEDMALLRARGRAMESAMFSATGGVNTHKGLIFALSLLLYGAGRALRLGSALTPAAVCEGARLPVAGCVERELATLRPGAADDLSHGQRLYLEHGITGIRGEAEAGFPSLMETGVPTLTEALAAGRPLEPALLETLLRLMLRTEDTNVIHRRGMAYWQGPYRRLVERHLAEGDPYRGDSFARLSELDRRFSREGTSPGGAADLLTGTLFVCWCGGLPRPAALAENNNPLSTKRFSCIVSETTL
- a CDS encoding helix-turn-helix domain-containing protein, which encodes MSFGRRLKTLRKSRGYTQQTLADSVGVSRIYVQALESNRRSPSMKLLRKLGEELKVNMAELLETTEITTDHGRLHLEEIFEDAGEVEVWYKSKRLKPQEIEMVQRLVEAALARWENEDASG